TACGAAATCTTCATACCACGTATTTAAAACACGTGCAGCCAATTTACGGCCAAGTACTTTTTTAAGACCAGATTTAGTAACTTTTACTTCTTCAGCTAGGTCAAATATTTCAAGAATATCTTTATCTCTTTCGAAACCTATTGCACGGAAAAGTGTTGTTACAGGTAATTTTTTCTTTCTATCGATATAAGCATACATTACGCTGTTTATATCTGTAGCAAACTCTATCCAAGATCCTTTAAAAGGAATTACTCTTGCAGAGTATAATTTAGTTCCATTGGCGTGGAAAGATTGTCCAAAGAATACACCAGGAGAACGGTGTAATTGAGAAACAACAACACGTTCTGCACCATTGATACAAAAAGTACCACTTGGTGTCATATAAGGAATAGTACCAAGGTACACGTCCTGTACGATGGTTTCAAAATCTTCGTGTTCTGGATCTGTACAATACAACTTAAGTCTTGCCTTAAGTGGTACACTGTATGTTAAACCGCGTTCAATACATTCTTGAATAGAATATCTTGGCGGGTCCACGAAATAATCTAAAAACTCTAATACAAATTGATTACGGGTATCCGTAATAGGGAAGTTTTCCATAAAGGTCTTGTAAAGACCTTCTGCTTCCCGCTCATCAGATTTTGTTTCCAATTGGAAGAAGTCTTGGAAAGACTGTATTTGAATATCCAAGAAATCTGGATAATCAGGTCTATTCTTCACATTTGAGAAATTCAATCTTTCAGTCTGCGTTGCTAACATCAATGGACGGAATTTAGTAGCTTAGTTAAGTGCACAACTCTAGTAATGAAGCACTTATTTGGGCCAATTAAAATATATAATAGGTGCGTTAAAAAACGCTAAATAATAGGCTGCGTATGTATACGCAAAAGGGTTTAGACCTTAGAGAACAAATTCTCCAGGTCTAAACCTTTAAAATATTAGGTGGTGAGCTTACTTAAGCTCAACCTCAGCTCCTGCTTCTTCTAACTGTGCTTTAAGTGCTTCAGCTTCGTCTTTAGCAATACCTTCCTTAATTGGAGATGGTGCATTATCAACTAATTCTTTAGCGTCTTTAAGACCTGCTCCAGTTAATTCTTTTACTAATTTAACTACAGCTAATTTAGAAGCACCAGCGCCTTTAAGGATAACGTCAAACTCAGTTTGCTCGTCTGCTCCACCAGCATCTGCACCACCACCAGCAGCAACAGCTACAGCTGCAGCAGCAGGCTCGATACCATACTCTTCTTTTAAAATATCTGCTAACTCATTTACCTCTTTTACGGTCAAGTTAACCAATTGTTCTGCGAAATCTTTTAAATCTGCCATTTTCTATCGTTTTAAAATGTGTTGTTTTTTATTTGAATTTTTAAGTGCGTACTTGTTTATCCTTCTTTTTCAGAAAGAGTCTTCAAGATTCCTGCAAGTTTACCTCCACTAGACTTAAGAGCGCTAATAACGTTCTTAGCAGGTGATTGAAGTAAGCCGATGATATCTCCGATAACTTCTTCTTTAGATTTGATATTAACTAGTGTTTCTAGTTTATCATCTCCAACGAATACTGCTTCTTCGATAAAAGCTCCTTTTAAAAGAGGCTTTTCACCTTTAGTTTTCTTACGGAATTCTTGTATTACCTTAGCTGGTGCATTACCAGTTTCAGATATCATTATAGATGTATTACCTTTTAAAACTTCTGAAAGTCCACCGAAATCTTTTTCAGTATTTTCCATAGCTTTAGCTAGTAATGTATTCTTAACCACGTTCAATTTTACGTTTGCTTTAAAACAAGCACGACGTAAGTCTGATGTTGAACCAGCATTTAGCGTTGAAATATCTGCTAAATAAATGATTGAATTATCATTTAACTGAGCGGTTAAGTCTTTTATAACTTGTCCTTTTTGTTCTCTTGTCATTGCCATAACTTAGTCCTCAGTAAATCTTTTAGTATCAATTTGAACACTTGGGCTCATTGTGCTAGACATATAGATAGACTTTATGTAAACACCTTTTGCTGCAGTAGGTTTCAATTTCACTAATGTGGTTAATAATTCTCTTGCATTGCCAGCTAGCTTGTCTGCATCAAAAGATGCTTTACCGATACCAGCGTGAACAATACCATATTTGTCAACTTTAAAGTCGATTTTACCAGCTTTAACGTCTGATACTGCTTTAGCAACATCCATTGTTACTGTACCAGTTTTTGGGTTAGGCATAAGACCTCTTGGTCCTAATACACGACCTAATGGTCCTAACTTACCCATAACACTTGGCATAGTAATAATTACATCAACGTCTGTCCAACCGCCTTTAATTTTATCTAGATACTCATCTAAACCAACAAAATCTGCACCAGCTTCTTTTGCTTCTGCTTCCTTATCTGGAGTGACTAAAGCAAGCACCTTAACGTCTTTACCAGTACCATGAGGTAATGTTACAACGCCACGCACCATTTGATTTGCTTTACGAGGATCTACGTTCAAACGAACTGCTAAATCTACAGATGCATCAAAATTTGCGTTAGCGACTTCTTTAACCAAAGCAGAGGCCTCGGCTACCGTGTAGGTATTGCCAGCTTCAATCTTAGATTGAGCCTCTTTTTGTTTCTTTGTTAATCTTGCCATTTTTAAACTTTTTTTTAGGATTAAACGGGTGCATTACCGCCTTTAACGTTAACGCCCATTGAACGTGCTGTACCAGCAACCATCTGCATAGCAGACTCTACTGTAAACGCATTCAAATCTGGCATCTTGTCTTCAGCAATCGCACGGACCTGGTCCCAAGAAATAGTAGCTACTTTTTTACGGTTAGGTTCACCTGAACCACTCTTAGTTTTTGCTGCTTCCAATATTTGAACTGCTGCTGGTGGCGTTTTAATTACAAAGTCGAAAGACTTATCCTTATAAACGGTGATAACAACTGGAAGTACTTTCCCAGCTTTATCCTGTGTACGACCATTGAATTGCTTACAGAATTCCATGATGTTCACACCGGCAGCACCCAAAGCAGGCCCAACTGGTGGTGATGGGTTTGCCGCTCCACCGCGCACTTGTAGCTTTACTACTTTACTTACTTCTTTTGCCATTTCTAATTAAATTTAATTGAGTTGTTCTGAATGTGGAAGCAATAAGAATAACTCTATAAAATGTAACATTTATACTTTTTCTACTTGCATATAACTTAATTCTAATGGTGTTTTTCTTCCGAAAATCTTAACCATTACCTCAAGTTTACGTTTTTCTTCATTTACTTTTTCAACCGTACCATTAAAGCCATTAAATGGTCCATCTATAACCTTAATAGTTTCACCAACTGTATATGGTATTGCAACATTATCTGCCGCAACAGATAATTCATCTACCTTACCTAACATACGGTTTACTTCAGATTTTCTAAGTGGCACAGGATCTCCTCCTTTAACTTCACCTAAAAAACCTATAACGCCATTAATACCTTTAATAATATGAGGAATTTCTCCACTCAAATTAGCCTGAACCATTATATATCCAGGAAAGTAAACGCGTTCTTTATTTACTTTTTTTCCATTACGTATTTGAATAACTTTTTCTGTAGGAACTAAAATCTGATCTACAAAGTCTTCTAAACCGTGATGAGATATTTCTCGTTCTATATAGTCTTTAATTTTATTCTCTTGACCACTTACAGAACGTACAACATACCATTTTTTCTCTTTCACTTCTGACATACTACTGTAATTTTAAGATTTAACCCATTCGAAATACTTGTCGATAAGGTTACTAAAAACAGTATCTACTCCCCAAATAGCTAAAGAAAATATAATTGAAAATACCGCTACAGTAACAGTAAGCTTTTGAGCTTCTGCAAAAGTTGGCCAC
This region of Croceibacter atlanticus HTCC2559 genomic DNA includes:
- the rplL gene encoding 50S ribosomal protein L7/L12, with protein sequence MADLKDFAEQLVNLTVKEVNELADILKEEYGIEPAAAAVAVAAGGGADAGGADEQTEFDVILKGAGASKLAVVKLVKELTGAGLKDAKELVDNAPSPIKEGIAKDEAEALKAQLEEAGAEVELK
- the rplJ gene encoding 50S ribosomal protein L10 encodes the protein MTREQKGQVIKDLTAQLNDNSIIYLADISTLNAGSTSDLRRACFKANVKLNVVKNTLLAKAMENTEKDFGGLSEVLKGNTSIMISETGNAPAKVIQEFRKKTKGEKPLLKGAFIEEAVFVGDDKLETLVNIKSKEEVIGDIIGLLQSPAKNVISALKSSGGKLAGILKTLSEKEG
- the nusG gene encoding transcription termination/antitermination protein NusG, whose product is MSEVKEKKWYVVRSVSGQENKIKDYIEREISHHGLEDFVDQILVPTEKVIQIRNGKKVNKERVYFPGYIMVQANLSGEIPHIIKGINGVIGFLGEVKGGDPVPLRKSEVNRMLGKVDELSVAADNVAIPYTVGETIKVIDGPFNGFNGTVEKVNEEKRKLEVMVKIFGRKTPLELSYMQVEKV
- the secE gene encoding preprotein translocase subunit SecE, whose product is MAGFINYVSESFNELKNHVTWPTFAEAQKLTVTVAVFSIIFSLAIWGVDTVFSNLIDKYFEWVKS
- the rplA gene encoding 50S ribosomal protein L1 — protein: MARLTKKQKEAQSKIEAGNTYTVAEASALVKEVANANFDASVDLAVRLNVDPRKANQMVRGVVTLPHGTGKDVKVLALVTPDKEAEAKEAGADFVGLDEYLDKIKGGWTDVDVIITMPSVMGKLGPLGRVLGPRGLMPNPKTGTVTMDVAKAVSDVKAGKIDFKVDKYGIVHAGIGKASFDADKLAGNARELLTTLVKLKPTAAKGVYIKSIYMSSTMSPSVQIDTKRFTED
- the rplK gene encoding 50S ribosomal protein L11, whose product is MAKEVSKVVKLQVRGGAANPSPPVGPALGAAGVNIMEFCKQFNGRTQDKAGKVLPVVITVYKDKSFDFVIKTPPAAVQILEAAKTKSGSGEPNRKKVATISWDQVRAIAEDKMPDLNAFTVESAMQMVAGTARSMGVNVKGGNAPV